A window of the Microtus pennsylvanicus isolate mMicPen1 chromosome 4, mMicPen1.hap1, whole genome shotgun sequence genome harbors these coding sequences:
- the Mc4r gene encoding melanocortin receptor 4, giving the protein MNSTHHHGMYTSLHLWNRSSHGLHGNTSESLGKGYSDGGCYEQLFVSPEVFVTLGVISLLENILVIVAIAKNKNLHSPMYFFICSLAVADMLVSVSNGSETIVITLLNSTDTDAQSFTVNIDNVIDSVICSSLLASICSLLSIAVDRYFTIFYALQYHNIMTVKRVAIIISCIWAACTVSGILFIIYSDSSAVIICLITMFFTMLVLMASLYVHMFLMARLHIKRIAVLPGTGTIRQGANMKGAITLTILIGVFVVCWAPFFLHLLFYISCPQNPYCVCFMSHFNLYLILIMCNAVIDPLIYALRSQELRKTFKEIICFYPLGGICDLSGRY; this is encoded by the coding sequence ATGAACTCCACCCACCACCATGGCATGTATACTTCCCTCCACCTCTGGAACCGCAGCAGCCACGGGCTGCACGGCAATACCAGCGAGTCCCTGGGGAAGGGGTACTCTGATGGAGGATGCTATGAGCAACTTTTTGTGTCTCCCGAGGTGTTTGTGACTCTGGGTGTCATAAGCCTGTTGGAGAACATTCTAGTGATCGTGGCAATCGCCAAGAACAAGAACCTGCACTCACCCATGTACTTTTTCATCTGTAGCCTGGCTGTGGCAGATATGCTGGTGAGCGTTTCAAACGGGTCGGAAACCATCGTCATCACTCTGCTGAACAGCACAGATACGGACGCGCAGAGCTTCACCGTGAATATTGATAATGTCATTGACTCTGTGATCTGTAGTTCCTTGCTCGCGTCCATTTGCAGCCTGCTTTCCATTGCCGTGGACAGGTATTTCACTATCTTTTACGCCCTCCAGTACCATAACATTATGACGGTTAAGCGGGTAGCGATCATCATAAGTTGTATCTGGGCGGCTTGTACGGTGTCGGGCATCCTCTTCATCATATACTCGGACAGCAGCGCTGTCATCATTTGCCTCATTACCATGTTCTTCACCATGCTGGTTCTCATGGCCTCTCTCTATGTCCACATGTTCCTGATGGCGAGGCTTCACATTAAGAGGATCGCTGTCCTCCCCGGCACTGGTACCATCCGCCAGGGTGCCAACATGAAGGGGGCAATTACACTGACCATCCTGATTGGGGTCTTCGTGGTCTGCTGggcccctttcttcctccacttACTGTTCTATATCTCTTGCCCTCAGAATCCATACTGTGTGTGCTTCATGTCTCATTTTAACCTGTATCTCATCCTGATAATGTGTAATGCCGTCATTGACCCCCTCATTTATGCCCTCCGGAGTCAAGAACTGAGGAAAACCTTCAAAGAAATCATCTGCTTCTACCCCCTGGGAGGCATCTGTGACTTGTCTGGCAGGTATTAA